One region of Trichosurus vulpecula isolate mTriVul1 chromosome 1, mTriVul1.pri, whole genome shotgun sequence genomic DNA includes:
- the LOC118855490 gene encoding zinc finger protein 260-like: MAPGSSSPPPQGLVTFKDVAVDFTQEEWGLLDHPQKELYKGVMLENARNLLSLGLPVPREDMISSFEQREGPWMLEQEGLRSCCPDREMSLEMKEAAIELSLSVAETPKQGFMSDCPLVFNWREVCKTRESIQSGEKPYDCNQCEKAFREKGCPIAHQRTYTAEKPYECNQCGKTFREKRCLVIHSRIHTGEKPYECNQCGKTFRVNASLITHQRTHTGEKPYECNQCGKTFTDKRNLGRHRRIHTGERPYECNQCGKTFRVKASLITHQRTHTGERPYECNQCGKTFRVKASLIIHQRIHAGDKPYECSRCGKTFTDKRSLVKHRRIHTGEKPYECSQCGKTFRVKASLITHQRTHTGERPYECNQCGKILTDKWSLLKHRRIHTGEKPYECNQCGKAFKCRESLITHQRIHTGGKPYECNQCGKTFTDKRSLVKHGRIHTGEKPYECNECGKTFRVKASLITHQRIHTGDKPYECNQCGKTFNDKRNLARHRRIHTGERPYECNQCGKAFQCRESLITHQRTHTGERPYECNQCGKTFRVKRSLVKHRRIHTGEKPYECNQCGKTFTNKWSLVKHRRIHTGEKPYECNECGKTFRVKASLITHQRIHTGDKPYECNQCGKTFTDKRSVVKHRRIHTGEEPYECNQCGKTFRVKSSLI, translated from the exons GGCTGCCAGTTCCCAGAGAAGACATGATCTCTTCCTTTGAGCAAAGGGAAGGCCCATGGATGCTGGAGCAAGAAGGCCTGAGGAGCtgctgtccag acagagAGATGAGCCTGGAAATGAAGGAAGCTGCTATAGAACTAAGCCTTTCTGTGGCAGAAACTCCCAAGcaaggattcatgagtgattgtccCCTTGTCTTCAATTGGAGAGAAGTCTGCAAAACACGTGAGAGTATCCAAAGTGGAGAGAAACCGTATGACTGTAATCAATGTGAGAAGGCTTTTAGAGAGAAGGGATGTCCTATTGCACATCAGAGAACATACACTGCAGAGAAACCTTacgaatgtaatcaatgtggaaagacttttagagaAAAGCGCTGTCTTGTTATACATAgtagaatccacactggagagaaaccttatgaatgtaatcaatgtggaaagacttttagagtGAATGCTTCTCTTATTACACATCAGAGAacacacactggagagaaaccttatgaatgtaatcaatgtggaaagacttttactgATAAGCGGAACCTGGGTAGACAtagaagaatccacactggagagagaccttatgaatgtaatcaatgtggaaagacttttagagtGAAGGCTTCTCTTATTACACATCAGAGAACAcacactggagagagaccttatgaatgtaatcaatgtggaaagacttttagagtGAAGGCTTCTCTTAttatacatcagagaattcacgcTGGAGacaaaccttatgaatgtagtcgatgtggaaagacttttactgATAAGCGGAGTCTTGTTAAACAtagaagaatccacactggagagaaaccttatgaatgtagtcaatgtggaaagacttttagagtGAAGGCTTCTCTTATTACACATCAGAGAACAcacactggagagagaccttatgaatgtaatcaatgtggaaagatttTAACTGATAAGTGGAGTCTTCTTAAACAtagaagaatccacactggagagaaaccttatgaatgtaatcaatgcgGTAAAGCTTTTAAATGCAGGGAGAGTCTTattacacatcagagaatccacactggagggaaaccttatgaatgtaatcaatgtggaaagacttttactgATAAGCGGAGTCTTGTTAAACATggaagaatccacactggagaaaaaccttatgaatgtaatgaatgtggaaagacttttagagtGAAGGCTTCTCTTATTAcgcatcagagaatccacactggagacaaaccttatgaatgtaatcaatgtggaaagacttttaatgATAAGCGGAATCTGGCTAGACATcgaagaatccacactggagagagaccttatgaatgtaatcaatgtggaaaagcctttcaATGCAGGGAAAGTCTTATTACACATCAGAGAACAcacactggagagagaccttatgaatgtaatcaatgtggaaagacttttagagtGAAG CGGAGTCTTGTTAAACAtagaagaatccacactggagagaaaccttatgaatgtaatcaatgtggaaagacttttactaATAAGTGGAGTCTTGTTAAACAtagaagaatccacactggagaaaaaccttatgaatgtaatgaatgtggaaagacttttagagtGAAGGCTTCTCTTATTAcgcatcagagaatccacactggagacaaaccttatgaatgtaatcaatgtggaaagacttttactgATAAGCGGAGTGTTGTTAAACAtagaagaatccacactggagaggaaccttatgaatgtaatcaatgtggaaagacttttagagtGAAGTCTTCTCTTATTTAA
- the LOC118855483 gene encoding zinc finger protein 585A-like, producing MAPGSSSPPPQGLVTFKDVAVDFTQEEWGLLDHPQKELYKGVMLENARNLLSLGLPVPREDMISSFEQREGPWMLEQESLRSCCPDGEMSLEMKEAAIELSLSVAETPKQGLMSDCPLVFNWREVCKTRESIQSGEKPYDCNQCEKAFREKGCPIAHQRTYTAEKPYECNQCGKTFREKRCLVIHSRIHTGEKPYECNQCGKTFRVNASLITHQRTHTGEKPYECNQCGKTFTDKRNLGRHRTIHSGEKPYECNQCGKTFRVNASLITHQRTHTEEKPYECNQCGKTFTDKWNLGRHRRIHTGEKPYECNQCGKAFKCRESLITHQRIHTGGKPYECNQCGKTFTWKISLVKHRRIHTGEKPYECNQCGKAFKCRESLITHQRIHTGGKPYECNQCGKTFTWKISLVKHRRIHTGEKPYECNQCGKTLQCRESLIKHQRIHTGEKPYECNQCGKTFRVKASLITHQRTHTGERPYECNQCGKTFTDKQNLARHRRIHTGERPYECNQCGKTFNDKRNLARHRRIHTGERPYECNQCGKAFQCRDSLITHQRIHTGEKPYECNQCGKTFTDKWNLGRHRRIHTGTKPYECNQCGKTFRVKASLIRHQKTHTGEKPYECNQCGKTFTDKWNLGRHRRIHTGTKPYECNQCGKTFRVKASLIPHQRIHAGDKPYECNQCGKTFTNKWSLVKHRRIHTGEKPYECNECGKTFRVKASLITHQRIHTGDKPYECNQCGKTFTDKRSLVKHRRIHTGEKPYECNQCGKTFRVKSSLIKHQRTHTGEKPYECNQCGKILTDKWSLLKHRRIHTGEKPYECNQCEKAFKCRESLITHQRIHTGGKPYECNQCGKTFTDKWSLVKHKRIHTGEKPYECNQCGKAFKCRESLITHQRIHTGGKPYECNQCGKTFRVKASLITHQRTHTGERPYECNQCGKTFTDKRNLARHRRIHTGEKPYECNQCGKAFKCRESLITHQRTHTGEKPYECNQCGKTLQCRESLIKHQRIHTGEKPYECNQ from the exons atggcccctgggagCAGCAGCCCCCCTCCTCAG GGGCTGGTGACATTCAAGGAcgtggctgtggacttcacccaggaggagtggggcctcttggaccatcctcagaaggagttgtacaagggggtcatgctggagaatgccCGGAACCTGCTCTCCCTGG GGCTGCCAGTTCCCAGAGAAGACATGATCTCTTCCTTTGAGCAAAGGGAAGGCCCATGGATGCTGGAGCAAGAAAGCCTGAGGAGCtgctgtccag acggAGAGATGAGCCTGGAAATGAAGGAAGCTGCTATAGAACTAAGCCTTTCTGTGGCAGAAACTCCCAAGCAAGGATTAATGAGTGATTGTCCCCTTGTCTTCAATTGGAGAGAAGTCTGCAAAACACGTGAGAGTATCCAAAGTGGAGAGAAACCGTATGACTGTAATCAATGTGAGAAGGCTTTTAGAGAGAAGGGATGTCCTATTGCACATCAGAGAACATACACtgcagagaaaccttatgaatgcaatcaatgtggaaagacttttagagaAAAGCGCTGTCTTGTTATACATAgtagaatccacactggagagaaaccttatgaatgtaatcaatgtggaaagacttttagagtGAATGCTTCTCTTATTACACATCAGAGAacacacactggagagaaaccttatgaatgtaatcaatgtggaaagacttttactgATAAGCGGAACCTGGGTAGACATAGAacaatccacagtggagagaaaccttatgaatgtaatcaatgtggaaagacttttagagtGAATGCTTCTCTTATTACACATCAGAGAACACACACtgaagagaaaccttatgaatgtaatcaatgtggaaagacttttactgATAAGTGGAACCTGGGTAGACAtagaagaatccacactggagagaaaccttatgaatgtaatcaatgcgGTAAAGCTTTTAAATGCAGGGAGAGTCTTattacacatcagagaatccacactggagggaaaccttatgaatgtaatcaatgtggaaaaacttTTACATGGAAAATTAGTCTTGTTAAACAtagaagaatccacactggagagaaaccttatgaatgtaatcaatgcgGTAAAGCTTTTAAATGCAGGGAGAGTCTTattacacatcagagaatccacactggagggaagccttatgaatgtaatcaatgtggaaagacttttacatggAAAATTAGTCTTGTTAAACAtagaagaatccacactggagagaaaccttatgaatgtaatcaatgtggaaaaactCTTCAATGCAGGGAAAGTCTtattaaacatcagagaatccacactggagagaaaccttatgaatgtaatcaatgtggaaagacttttagagtGAAGGCTTCTCTTATTACACATCAGAGAACAcacactggagagagaccttatgaatgtaatcaatgtggaaagacttttactgATAAGCAGAATCTGGCTAGACATcgaagaatccacactggagagagaccttatgaatgtaatcaatgtggaaagacttttaatgATAAGCGGAATCTGGCTAGACATcgaagaatccacactggagagagaccttatgaatgtaatcaatgtggaaaagcctttcaGTGCAGGGATAGTCTTattacacatcagagaatccacactggagagaaaccttatgaatgtaatcaatgtggaaagacttttactgATAAGTGGAACCTGGGTAGACAtagaagaatccacactggaacaaaaccttatgaatgtaatcaatgtggaaagacttttagagtGAAGGCTTCTCTTATTAGACATCAGAAAacacacactggagagaaaccttatgaatgtaatcaatgtggaaagacttttactgATAAGTGGAACCTGGGTAGACAtagaagaatccacactggaacaaaaccttatgaatgtaatcaatgtggaaagacttttagagtGAAGGCTTCTCTTATtccacatcagagaatccacgcTGGAGacaaaccttatgaatgtaatcaatgtggaaagacttttactaATAAGTGGAGTCTTGTTAAACAtagaagaatccacactggagaaaaaccttatgaatgtaatgaatgtggaaagacttttagagtGAAGGCTTCTCTTATTAcgcatcagagaatccacactggagacaaaccttatgaatgtaatcaatgtggaaagacttttactgATAAGCGGAGTCTTGTTAAACAtagaagaatccacactggagagaaaccttatgaatgtaatcaatgtggaaagacttttagagtGAAGTCTTCTCTTATTAAACATCAGAGAacacacactggagagaaaccttatgaatgtaatcaatgtggaaagatttTAACTGATAAGTGGAGTCTTCTTAAACATAgaagaattcacactggagagaaaccttatgaatgtaatcaatgtgaaaaagcttttaaatgcAGGGAGAGTCTTattacacatcagagaatccacactggagggaaaccttatgaatgtaatcaatgtggaaagacttttactgATAAGTGGAGTCTTGTTAAACAtaaaagaatccacactggagagaaaccttatgaatgtaatcaatgcgGTAAAGCTTTTAAATGTAGGGAGAGTCTTattacacatcagagaatccacactggagggaaaccttatgaatgtaatcaatgtggaaagacttttagagtGAAGGCTTCTCTTATTACACATCAGAGAACAcacactggagagagaccttatgaatgtaatcaatgtggaaagacttttactgATAAGCGGAATCTGGCTAGACATcgaagaatccacactggagagaaaccttatgaatgtaatcaatgcgGTAAAGCTTTTAAATGCAGGGAGAGTCTTATTACACATCAGAGAacacacactggagagaaaccttatgaatgtaatcaatgtggaaaaactCTTCAATGCAGGGAAAGTCTtattaaacatcagagaatccacactggagagaaaccttatgaatgtaatcaatga